One Sphingobium sp. Z007 genomic window, GGCACCGTCCATCTGCCGCTCGATCCGCTATTCTGGTGCGCCGGCTGTCAGGGCTCGATGTATCCGCTCAACGGGAACATCCCCTCCTCGATCGGGCACGTCCAATCCTCGCGTCTCGCGCTCTCGCGGTTCGCGTTCAAGATGCACCGCGAGGCGCTTGCCTGGGGGACGATGGGATCGGCCGGGCTCTGCAAGAAGTACCTCATGCCGATCATGCGGAAGCAGCAATACCGCTTCCAGATGGTCAATCCGATTCCGACCGTCAGCGGGCGCTTCGCCTGCTCCGCTATCGGTGCTTCCACCATGCCGCCCGACGCTGGACGTGCCTATCCCGCCGGCGGCGAGGACATGGGCTACCTCGTCTGGCGCAAGCGCAATTGCTGCGTGCTCTAGGGGTCTGACGATGCGCTATCTCACCATCGGCATCCTCGCCGTCCTTGGTACCGCTGGCGTGTCGGCGCTGCTCGCGCAGACCGTCGACGGCTTAGACGTCCAGGCGATCAAGAAGCATTCGGCTGATCTCGCCGCCGAAGCGCAAGCCTTCGTCGACCAGGTCAAGGACAGGGGCGATCAGTTCCGGGAGGAAGCCGCTCAGGTCCACGAGGGCGGCACCGAAAATATGCGCAAGGTTGCGACGATTGATCTTCCAAAGGGTCCGGCAGGACCGGTCGACTTCGACGAGATCGTGAAGGGCGCGTCCCAGAATGTGAACGCAAAGGGTGGGGAGGCGCCGCAGTTCATCGTCTTCGCAAGCCTGTCTATGCCCGACGCGACGCTGAAACAGCTCGTGCGAGACACCTCAAGCGCTGGCGGCGTGGTCGTGTTCAGAGGCTTTCCGAACAATTCGGCGAAGGAGTTCGTGACGCGGCTCGGCAAGGTTGTCGACAAGGGGCAGTTCGCCAGCATTGGCATCGATCCCCGACTTTTCCGCGCGTTCGATGTTCAAGCCGTTCCAACCTACATCACGGTCTCGTCCGACTTCGACCTATGCGCCGGCTTCTCCTGTCAGACCAAGGTGCCGCCTTATGACCGCATGATCGGCAACGTGACGGTTGAATATGCTCTTTCGACCTTCGCCGAGGGAAGTGGCCCAGGCGCGCGCGTGGCCGCGGTGGCGCTCTCGAACATGAAGGGCGATCGGCAATGATCGCGCGGCGCCTCTTGGGAGGATTGTGCGCGCTGCTGCTCACGACTGAGCCCGTCGCCGCGCAGGAGATGACGGTCGACCAAGCCCGTGCCGAGGGCAGGGCTATGGCCCAGGAGAAACGGAACGATTCCTCGCTGGTTCCGTCGAGCGACGCGCAGGCTGCGGCCGTTCCCGGCTACACAGGCACCAGCCAGCCACAGACGACCTATTATGACGACCCAGACAAGCTCGTCGCAGACGCCCAGGCGCTGAAGTCATCAGACCAAAGCTACCGGGTCACAACCGACGCCGATCACACCCGCGCGACATTCAGCAACGCCGAGATCCTGGCGACGACGGACCGCGCAACGACCGTCGAAAGCGACCCTTCGGCCTATCTTGCAGGCGAGGCATATAGCAGCACCAGCGGGAGCTGCACGCCGCTTCCGCCGGGCTCAGGAACGAGCGGATACTACGAGGCCACATGCAACCAAGGAACTAAGATCGAGCAGGAGCCCCGATCGTGCTCGATCACGATGGTGCCCGAGACCACGACAGTCGACGCGTACAAGTTTTTCGTTGTGCCAAATGGTGCTTACGGCACCCCCTTTGCGCGATATGATGCGATGGCGCCGCATTTGGCTTCAGGTGTCTGCCGACCGACGGGCGTCGTGATGCAGGCTTGTCAGGCGCACAGGATTTACGGCGTTTCGACCAACAAATTCTGCGACGACTATAATGCGACCGAATATGTCTGCTCTGAGAATCTGACCGATCTCTCCCTCCTTCCAAGCCCGATCACCGGCCAAGGCTGGCACGCCAAGACGACCGAAACGCAGGTGACGACCAAAAGGGTCGATGGATGCGGAGCCATGGCCGGAGATACGATGTGCACGGCTGATCCGGCCGGGGAAGTCTGCACAGAGGGTCCCGAGACCCGGATCATCGAAGGCGTGCCTGTGACGCCGTCGTGCTGGGCGTGGAAGCGCACCTTCACCTGCAACGTCATGTCGGCGGGCAACGATTGCGGGGATTTGGAGAGCAATCGGTCGTGCACGTTCCTCCGTGAAGATTGCCTTGATGACCCGCAGAGTGGGGCCTGCAAGGTCGCGGAGAAAGTGTATCGCTGCCCGACCCCTTCGAGCACGGTCGGGGGCGACAAGCAGTATATATGTGGGGACGACGTCTACTGCATCAACGGCGATTGCGAGCCGATCGTCCGCGAGGCGTCGACCGAGTTCAGGGACGCGCTCGTCGGCCTTCATGCACTCGATCAAGCCGGCAAGGAGTTCAACGAAGCCGATTTCAAGGTTTTCACCGGCACACGCGAGACCTGCCACAAACCCGTATTCGGCTTAATCAACTGCTGCGCGGGAAAGGTGTCCGGCCTCGTGCCGCTGGGTGCTGGTGCAGCAGCGCTCGCCGGCGGACCGGCCGCGATCGCCGCCTTCGCCACGCCGTTCCTTGTCCTGTTCGCATGTAGCCAGGACGAGATGAAGCTCGACATCAAAGATCGGATGGGCCTTTGCCATAATCTCGGCAGCTATTGCTCATCGAGCTTCCTCGGGATCTGTTCGACCAAGCGAACCGCCTATTGCTGCTTCGAGAGCAAGCTTTCGCGCGTCCTGCAAGAGCAGGGCCGCCCGCAGCTCGGCAAGCCTTGGGGTAGCGCGAAAAAGGAGCAGTGTCAGGGCTTCACGGTCGACGAGTTCGCGAGACTCGACCTGTCGGTGATGGATTTCACCGACGTTTATTCCGACTTCATGGATGCAGCGAAGCTGCCCGATGAGGTCCAGACGATGTCCGAAATTCAGGACAAGATTCAGGACTATTATGATCTTCACGGCAAATGATCGTCGGCCGGCCGCGTCAGGCGCCCGGCACGAGTGGGACATGTCAGTCTTCGAGCTGGCGATTTTCGTTGGCACGGATCGCGCCAAGACGCCCGCGCGCGCTGACTTCTTGTCCGAGTTCCTAGCCGGCTGGCTCGACTGCAAGATCGGGGTCGAAGACATCGATCGAGCACTTGCGAACATGATCGGTAGCGGATGGCTGGCGATGGTCGGAGAGCGGTTGATGCCGACGGAGGAAGGCCACCGCGCCGCCGGTGTGTTGCTCAATGGAGTGATCGGGATGGTCGACCAAGCGGATGCTGCTGAAAGGCGCTTCGCCAATGTGCGTCGTGCTGAGGCTCGCAAAAAGGGAATCGGATCATGGTTTTGACGTTCGTTCAGCTGCCGGCGCTGATCGCACTGCTGTCAGCTTTGCCGCCAGCGAAGCCGGCCACACCACGCGGCTGTGGAGCCGCTGCCGCCCCCAGTGATGTCGATTGCTGCATCCACTTTGCGCTCTGGGACGGCCAAGCCGCGCATTCCCAGCGGCCTTCGCCCTTCGCCCAAACGGCTCCATCCGATGAAAGGACGTCCGGCGATGAAAAGGCTCGCTAGGCTTTCGATGCTCCTGCTGGGCTTGTCGTCAGTGAGCACGGCGGTTCCGCTCCGAGCCCAAGAAACTACCGTCGCTCGCGATGCGATCGAGCAAGACGTACCGGACGATTTCTATTGTGGAGAGCGTAGGCTCGGCCAGTGGTTCTATTGCGTGAAGCCGAAGCCGACCGAGGCCCCGCTCAGCGCCGCGGCCGAGCCGCAGGTGAGCGCGGCCGATCGGATCGCGGCCATCGGCAGGCAGCTCGACGAATTGAAGGCGCGCGCGATCCTCGAGCCGAGCGAGGCCAACGTCATTGCCTATGTTCGCTTTCAACGTGAGCAGCTCGACCGCGCGTCGACCTTCTCCGACACCTGGCAGCGGGCGCTCTGGCAGAACCCCGATCTCGACTACACGCTTCAACGACCTGTCTCGACGGTCGGCAAGCGCCTCTGGCTCGACAACCGCAAGGCGGACCGGGATGAGGTCTTGACTAACCTTGGGCAGCGGTACGGCTTGTTCTATTTCTACGCGCAGAGCTGCGGCGCCTGCGAGGTGTTTGCGCCGATCCTCCGTTCGGTCACCGACAGCCACAGGATGACGGTGATGGCCGTCTCGATGGACGGCGGCCCGAACCGCGAATTTCCCAACTATGTGGTCGATTCTGGCCAACGAGCTCGGATGGGCGTGCCCGGCAATGAAACGCCGGCGCTTGTCCTGTTCGACACGCAGACGAAGCGGACGATTCCGGTCGGTTACGGCGTGCTCAGCGCCGATGAGATCATGGATCGCATCTTTATGCTGACCAACACGAAGGTGGGGAGCGATTATTGATGGAACAGGCACCAGAGATGGGGCGGCGGCGCCCTTTCCGCAGGAAGATGGCGGCGTGCCTTGCAATGGTGGCTGCCTCGCATTTCTCCTTGATCGGCGTGGCCCGGGCCGACGTCGCCTCACAGATGAATGGCTTCTTCAACGACGCTGGTGGTGCCGCGAATGTGACGGGGCCAACGGCCTTCCAGGGCCAGTCTGCAGGCTATTATTCGCTCGGGAATGTCTGGACCCGCTTCCCCCAGAAGAGCGTTTCGCCGTTCAATCTGCAATTGCCGAGCGCACGCGCCGGTTGTGGCGGTATTGACCTCTTCAGCGGCAGCTTTTCCTTCATCAACGCCTCCGAGATCGTCGCCATGTTGAAGGCGACGGCGAACAATGCGCTCGGTTTCGCCTTCAAGCTCGCCATCGATTCCGTGTCGCCGGAAATCGGGAAGGTGATGGATGAGTTCAGCCAGAAGGCACAGCTCCTCAACCAGATGAACATCTCGAGCTGCGAAACCGCGCAAGCGCTGGTCGGCGGCATCTGGCCGCAAATGGACTCCACCCGTTCGACGATCTGCGAAGCGGTCGGCAACAGCCAGGGCGTTTTTTCGGATTGGGCCGCGTCCCGCCAAGGCTGCAACAACGGCAACAAGCGGGATGCCACGATTGCTGGCAACACCGACGCCAACATGAAGGATCAGCTTGTCGGTGAACCCCATAATTATACGTGGGAGGCGCTGAAGAAATCGGCCAAGTTCGGCGCCTTCGACCAATCCTTTTCCGAATACATCATGACGCTGGTCGGCACTGTCGTGACCCAGCCTTCCACGGATCCGTCGGTGGGCGGCAAGGTCGTGATGTTCGGTCCGGCGGAAGAGGCCGTTGTCACGGCGCTGCTCGACGGCACGGCCGACGCGCCGGCGGTCAAGATGCTCAAATGCAATGACACCGACTGCTACGATGTCGGCGAGCAGACCCTGACCGTTCCGGCGTCGTCCGCGCTCCGGCCGCGGATTGCCGGCATGATCAAATCGATGAGCAGCAAGATCCGCACGGATACCGCGCTTGATGCGGCCGAGAAGCAGCTTCTGAACATTGCGACCGTCCCGATCTACAAGATCCTCGCCGTTCAGGCCTACGCACACTACGCGCTGACCGATGGCGAGATCGAAACGCTGTCGGAGATCGTTGCCGTCGACCTGTTGGCTGCTATGCTGGACAACATGCTTGATCGCGTCGAGCAGGCTCAGACGCATTATCAGACGTTTGACCAGGCGACCGCCAATCAGTGGAAACAGCAGATCGCTGCGACGCGCCAGAAGTTTGCCCAGCGAGATGTAAAGCTCTCGAACAAGCTGCAGGTCACCATGCAGATCATCGATCGCAGCATCATGCTCGAGTCCACCCTCCAGAACTCGATGACGCCGGGGATGTCGTCCGCGCTCAATTTCTCGCGCGGGCTCAATGCACAAGGGCTGAACTAGGGCAGGGGAGCTGCGGCGATGGTGGAGGTCTTCACGGTTGGGGGTGGCGAGTATCTCGTCAACACCTTCAACGCCGTCGCTGCCTGGTCGGGGGGCGGGGGATACCGATCCCTGCTCCGCGTCGTGATGGTGATGGGCCTGATCTACTCGTTGCTTGTCGTCGCGTTCACGCTCAACTTTCGAGCCTGGCTGAACTGGTTCCTGCAATCGACGCTGATTTATCTTTGCCTGATGGTGCCGACGATCGATGTGAAGGTGACCGATCGGATCAACCCGTCGCTGGCACCGGCAACGGTTGCGAACGTACCGCTCGGGCTTGGGGTGCTTGCGAGTTTCACGACCCAGATTGGTGATTGGCTGACACGGACCGCCGAGACTGTCTTCGTCATGCCGGGCGAACTCAATTACTCGAGCAATGGCATGGTCTACGGCGCGCGTCTGTACGACGCGACCCGCAACTTCGTCATCCGCGACGCTGAGTTTTCGACGAACCTGGAAGAGCACTTCAAGAAATGTCTGTTTGGCGATGTGATGCTTTACCGCAAATCGCTCACGGTCCTTGCGCAGTCGAAAGACCTTTGGACGGACATCGGACCAGGATCGGAAGCTCGATCGCAGGAGTGGCTGGAGCGCCAGGGCGACGGCACCGTGAACAGCGCGATCGTCACCTGCCGGCAGGCCTACGATATGCTCAACGCCCAATGGGCGCCAATGATCGAGGCAAACACGCCGCTTTGGGGCAAGGAACTCTATCCCAAGCTGAGCAACTCGCTCGCGGCCGACAAGCTCAAACACGATCTCCCGATCGCGAACGCTGCCTTTACCGGATCAGCCAGCAACTATTCTGACTCGATGCGACAGAACACGGCCATCAACGCATTCATGCAAGCACGAAACAGCATGGCGGGCGGGTCCGGCGCGGCAACAATCGATACCTTCGCGCAGACGCGCGCGGACATACAGGCTCGCAACACCTACAATTCGATCGCTCAGCAGGCGATGGCCTGGGTGCCGATTTTGAACATCGTCCTGACGGTTGTCTTCTTCGCGATGTTCCCGGTGATCTTCCCGTTGTTCCTCATGCCCCAAACGGGGCTGACGACGTTGAAGGGCTACGCGATGGGGTTCTTCTACCTCGCCGCATGGGGACCGCTGTACGTCATTCTCCATATGATCTGCATGACGAGGGCGGAGGCGGCTGCGGCCGGTGTTGCCAGCGGCGGCGTGACGCTTGGCACCTATGCCGGCATAGGTGCAGTGAATGGGGAGACGGCGACGATCGCCGGCTTCATGCTGATGAGCATCCCGTTCCTCGCTGCCGGCCTGGCTCGGGGAGCCATGTCGATTGCAGGGCAGGCGACGTCGATGCTCGCGCCCGCGCAGAATGCAGCGGAGGCGGCCGCGCTCGAACAGACGACGGGCAATTATTCCTATGGGAATGTGAGCTGGGCAAATTCCACGTCGAACATGCGTCAGAGCGATCAGTGGACGACGGCTCCGAGCTACATGGGCGGCGCGACCAGCGTCGGCTGGCGGCAGGATAACGGCGCGGTCGTGTCTGGCTTCGGCAATGGTCAGGAGGTGTTCGACACCAGCGGCGCAATCTCGCGGCTAGGGTTCACGCCAACGATGAACTCCGGAACGGTGGCAGAGTGGCGGGAGATGGCGAGCCAAGCGCATCGCCAGGCACAGGCGTTCGAAAATGCCGCCCAAGAGATCTTGACCAGCACGCACACCAATCGGAGTGCCTTTGGAACCTCGACAGAACGCTCTTCGGGCTTCGAATCTGGTGCCGGTAGTTCCGCAAATACCAACGTCGAGAAGTTTGATCGGACGACCGGCTCAAGCTCACAGAGCCTGGAAGAGCGCTCGTCGACCGGCCAGAGTCAGCGGATCTCCGAAGGTCACGATCGGCAGGCGCAAACCGTGGACTCAGTAACCGGCGGTCTTAGTGGGCAGGTCGGTGGAGGTGCCGGTCGGGGCGCTCCGCAAAAGGGGCGACTTGGCGGTATTTTGGGCGCGGGTGGCTCCGTCGGCGTGAGCAAAACTGGAAGCCAACAGGACTCACTTCGTTATGCCACTGACCAGAGTAGATCCACGGATAGTTCGAGCTCGTCGTCGAGCGGCGTGCGCGATGAACACGCGAGCGGCACCGGAGCATCTACTTCCGACGGCACCTACGAACGGTCTGGTGTGTTCAGCCGGTCTTCCGCGACGTCCTCATCCTCGCAAAGCACTGAAGATTCCCTGGCCCAGGCTCGCTCCTACACGGAAGCGGCACGCAAGATGGAGGAGCTATCCGAGTCGCTCTC contains:
- the trbC gene encoding type-F conjugative transfer system pilin assembly protein TrbC, with translation MRYLTIGILAVLGTAGVSALLAQTVDGLDVQAIKKHSADLAAEAQAFVDQVKDRGDQFREEAAQVHEGGTENMRKVATIDLPKGPAGPVDFDEIVKGASQNVNAKGGEAPQFIVFASLSMPDATLKQLVRDTSSAGGVVVFRGFPNNSAKEFVTRLGKVVDKGQFASIGIDPRLFRAFDVQAVPTYITVSSDFDLCAGFSCQTKVPPYDRMIGNVTVEYALSTFAEGSGPGARVAAVALSNMKGDRQ
- a CDS encoding conjugal transfer protein TraN; this translates as MIARRLLGGLCALLLTTEPVAAQEMTVDQARAEGRAMAQEKRNDSSLVPSSDAQAAAVPGYTGTSQPQTTYYDDPDKLVADAQALKSSDQSYRVTTDADHTRATFSNAEILATTDRATTVESDPSAYLAGEAYSSTSGSCTPLPPGSGTSGYYEATCNQGTKIEQEPRSCSITMVPETTTVDAYKFFVVPNGAYGTPFARYDAMAPHLASGVCRPTGVVMQACQAHRIYGVSTNKFCDDYNATEYVCSENLTDLSLLPSPITGQGWHAKTTETQVTTKRVDGCGAMAGDTMCTADPAGEVCTEGPETRIIEGVPVTPSCWAWKRTFTCNVMSAGNDCGDLESNRSCTFLREDCLDDPQSGACKVAEKVYRCPTPSSTVGGDKQYICGDDVYCINGDCEPIVREASTEFRDALVGLHALDQAGKEFNEADFKVFTGTRETCHKPVFGLINCCAGKVSGLVPLGAGAAALAGGPAAIAAFATPFLVLFACSQDEMKLDIKDRMGLCHNLGSYCSSSFLGICSTKRTAYCCFESKLSRVLQEQGRPQLGKPWGSAKKEQCQGFTVDEFARLDLSVMDFTDVYSDFMDAAKLPDEVQTMSEIQDKIQDYYDLHGK
- a CDS encoding conjugal transfer protein TraF, with protein sequence MLLLGLSSVSTAVPLRAQETTVARDAIEQDVPDDFYCGERRLGQWFYCVKPKPTEAPLSAAAEPQVSAADRIAAIGRQLDELKARAILEPSEANVIAYVRFQREQLDRASTFSDTWQRALWQNPDLDYTLQRPVSTVGKRLWLDNRKADRDEVLTNLGQRYGLFYFYAQSCGACEVFAPILRSVTDSHRMTVMAVSMDGGPNREFPNYVVDSGQRARMGVPGNETPALVLFDTQTKRTIPVGYGVLSADEIMDRIFMLTNTKVGSDY
- a CDS encoding conjugal transfer protein TraH, whose product is MVAASHFSLIGVARADVASQMNGFFNDAGGAANVTGPTAFQGQSAGYYSLGNVWTRFPQKSVSPFNLQLPSARAGCGGIDLFSGSFSFINASEIVAMLKATANNALGFAFKLAIDSVSPEIGKVMDEFSQKAQLLNQMNISSCETAQALVGGIWPQMDSTRSTICEAVGNSQGVFSDWAASRQGCNNGNKRDATIAGNTDANMKDQLVGEPHNYTWEALKKSAKFGAFDQSFSEYIMTLVGTVVTQPSTDPSVGGKVVMFGPAEEAVVTALLDGTADAPAVKMLKCNDTDCYDVGEQTLTVPASSALRPRIAGMIKSMSSKIRTDTALDAAEKQLLNIATVPIYKILAVQAYAHYALTDGEIETLSEIVAVDLLAAMLDNMLDRVEQAQTHYQTFDQATANQWKQQIAATRQKFAQRDVKLSNKLQVTMQIIDRSIMLESTLQNSMTPGMSSALNFSRGLNAQGLN
- a CDS encoding conjugal transfer protein TraG N-terminal domain-containing protein, which codes for MVEVFTVGGGEYLVNTFNAVAAWSGGGGYRSLLRVVMVMGLIYSLLVVAFTLNFRAWLNWFLQSTLIYLCLMVPTIDVKVTDRINPSLAPATVANVPLGLGVLASFTTQIGDWLTRTAETVFVMPGELNYSSNGMVYGARLYDATRNFVIRDAEFSTNLEEHFKKCLFGDVMLYRKSLTVLAQSKDLWTDIGPGSEARSQEWLERQGDGTVNSAIVTCRQAYDMLNAQWAPMIEANTPLWGKELYPKLSNSLAADKLKHDLPIANAAFTGSASNYSDSMRQNTAINAFMQARNSMAGGSGAATIDTFAQTRADIQARNTYNSIAQQAMAWVPILNIVLTVVFFAMFPVIFPLFLMPQTGLTTLKGYAMGFFYLAAWGPLYVILHMICMTRAEAAAAGVASGGVTLGTYAGIGAVNGETATIAGFMLMSIPFLAAGLARGAMSIAGQATSMLAPAQNAAEAAALEQTTGNYSYGNVSWANSTSNMRQSDQWTTAPSYMGGATSVGWRQDNGAVVSGFGNGQEVFDTSGAISRLGFTPTMNSGTVAEWREMASQAHRQAQAFENAAQEILTSTHTNRSAFGTSTERSSGFESGAGSSANTNVEKFDRTTGSSSQSLEERSSTGQSQRISEGHDRQAQTVDSVTGGLSGQVGGGAGRGAPQKGRLGGILGAGGSVGVSKTGSQQDSLRYATDQSRSTDSSSSSSSGVRDEHASGTGASTSDGTYERSGVFSRSSATSSSSQSTEDSLAQARSYTEAARKMEELSESLSRDASFAETHGMQLSENLSQDLAQWYRQQQLLHPNLDAPELWSTNLTDQQRAVRSQMIQQWSQEKRDALWGEIQGNISEPNLVDVRRTDVGGPGDVRASYRPHGVERLGSGSPGGDPNAAARIIGEGRASLNDDRAAAEAARTNRAGAAVDLQSEVNRDQNRGFFTDPNLRK